Genomic segment of Triticum aestivum cultivar Chinese Spring chromosome 6A, IWGSC CS RefSeq v2.1, whole genome shotgun sequence:
atcaacatataaaacctaggctcggatgccactggtgcgaaacgtagtaatttcaaaaaatttcctacgcacacacaagatcatggtgatgcatagcaacgagatgggagagtgttgtctacgtaccctcgtagaccgaagcggaagcattgatgcaacatagaggaagtagtcgtacgtcttcccggtccaaccgatccaagcaccgttactccgatacctccgagttcttggcacacgttcagctcgatgacgctccccggactctgatccagcaaagtgtcggggaagagttccgtcagcacgacggcgtggtgacgatcttgatgtactattgtcgcagggcttcgcctaagcaccgctacaatattatcgaggactatggtggaagggggcaccgcacacggctaagaatatgatcacgtggatcaacttgtgtctctagggggtgcccctgcctccgtatataaaggttcaaagggggggtgcggccggcctagaggtggcgtgccaggaggagtcctactccctccgggagtaggattcccccccccccttcctagttggaataggattcgcggagggggaaaagaggaagaggggccggccccctctccttgtcctattcggaccaagggaggggaggggcgcgtggcccatctCTGGTTGTCtcctctcttttccactaaggcccactaaggcccatatatctcccggggggttccggtaacctcccggtactccggtaaaatcccgatttcacccggaacacttccgatatccaaatataggcttccaatatatcaatctttatgtctcgaccatttcgagactcctcgtcatgtccgtgatcacatccgggactccgaacaaccttcggtacatcaaaacgtataaactcctaatgtaactgtcatcgaaaccttaagcgtgcggaccctatggttcgagaacaatgtagacatgaccgagacacgtctccggtcaataaccaatagcgggacctggatgcccatatcggctcctacatattctacgaagatctttatcggtcagaccgcataacaacatacgttgttccctttgtcatcggtatgttacttgcccgagattcgatcgtcggtatccaatacctagttcaatctcgttaccagaaagtctctttactcattccgtaatacatcatcccgcaactaactcattagttgcaatgcttgcaaggcttaagtgatgtgtattaccgagagggcccagagatacctctccgacgatcggagtgacaaatcctaatctcgaaatacgtcaacccaacatgtacctttggagacacctgtagagcacctttataatcacccagttacgttgtgacatttggtagcacacaaagtgttcctccggtacacgggagttacataatctcatagtcataggaacatgtataagtcatgaagaaagcaatagcaacatactaaacgatcgggtgctaagctaatggcatgggtcatgtcaatcagatcattcaactaatgatgtgatcccgttaatcaaataacaactctttgtccatggttaggaaatataaccatctttgattagcgagctagtcaagtagaggcatactagtgacactctgtttgtctatgtattcacacgtgtattatgttttcggttaatacaattctagcatgaataataaacatttatcatgatataaggaaataaataataactttattattgcctctagggcatatttccttcagtcacctcattcaaatctttcaattgttccggtgcaacatctcttctacaatcctttccaacggtgtttcttttcagatCCGCTGCTGAAGTCGGACATGGTGGAGGGGAGGACACAAGCAATGAAAATAGTGCGGTTGAGAAGAGTGTGGCTTTGACTAGGATTTTTTTCTAGGGTGAGGTATTTGCGGGGACAGCAAGGATGGGCCAATGTGGGCCGGATCCGATGTGATGGTTGTGTCCGAGCATGTCCAGACCGCCCTATATCCACCTCACATACTTACAGGCTGGATTTGGGAGGTGTCGGATAGACCAGTGAGAGGTCCGAGGTTGCATTTTCATGACCGGGCAATTCGACCAATACTGCGATGCATAAGGTTGATTTGAGGGATCAAGCCGTAGATGCTCAAAATCTTGCAAACGCTTATGAAGCCAGCGAGACCTAGAGGACAGCTGCTTGGTACAGGGCCTCGGAAAGGTGTGCATGCATGGTTTCCAGGTCTGAATACAACATCTGAAAGTGCCAAGGTGCACAAGAAATGCTGCACCTTCAGGCTATGCCCTTCGCTAGACTCAGCTAGTGATCCATGCTTCCGAGAGTGCAGGGTATGGGGCAGCAGAAGAAGAAAGCGAGGCACTTCTTGATTCTTGCGCTATGCACATCAGTATAAATACGGGGGAACACCGCCCCCAACCAACGGCCCAACCGCCTTCCCAACCAATTCTTCTTCAAACTCCCGCCACCCCCAACGGCCCCTCCCatggcctcgtcctcctcctcctcctccatgccctccaccGCCGCCTTCTCCTCGCGGCaatggtaaggaatcttgacataggtgttttgaattacccCTCTTCCCctttaaatttttctttaggatcacgcggttagatTTTGttagttgtccatcctcttttcaatccggcgcaTTTCTCTTCAAGCTGATTTGAACCTCATTGTCCTTTgggagatcaatcctcagttctttcaATCGACGTTGTTTTCCccatccgaagttgtccttgttttttcccacccgcccaccccttttcttctcggagccggagtccgaaATCGAGTATCCAACCTACTCGTTTGAAGCctttgcattctctcctcaattatttcaaccggtgtcttctcttcaagttatttaTCGGTTTCCTGTTCCAAGTTGCCTGTGTTTTCccccctcccaccccttttcttcccggagtctgagcctctattcgagcaGTTATTTCATTCATGcgaagcctcttcagtctttccccAAATGGTGAATTCTCGCATAGTTAATCATTGTTCGTCTCTTTTCCTTTtctggtggatccaattcaagcttttcgtTGTCGATTATATTCTTTTCATCAACTCAAGTGCTTCCtttgctcatttgcctctcgccatttaatccttccggagtgttgaagacatctcagaagattcttGTTTGCATTCTAttatttcgaggttgtcacctcattcaaatcttTCAGTTGTTCCGGTGCAACATCTCTTCTACAATCCTTTCCAACTGTGTTTCTTTTCAGATCCGCTGCTGAAGTCGGACATGGTGGAGGGGAGGACACGAGCAATGGAAATAGTGCGGTTGAGAAGAGTGTGGCTTTGactatgattttttctagggtgagGTATTTGCGGGGACATGAAGGATGGGCCAATGTGGGCCGGATCCGATGTGATGGTTGAGTCCGAGCATGTCCAGACCGCCCTATATCCACCTCACATACTTACAGGCTGGATTTGGGAGGTGTCGGATAGACCAGTGAGAGGTCCGAGGTTGCATTTTCATGACCGGGCAATTCGACCGATACTGTGATGCATAAGGTTGAGTTGAGGGATCAAGCCGTAGATGCTCTAAATCTTGCAAAGGCTTGTGAAGCCAGCGAGACCCAGAGGGCAGCTGCTTGGTACAGGGCCTCGGCAAGGTGTGCATGCATGGTTTCCAGTTCTGAATACAACATCTGAAAGTGCCAAGGTGCACAAGAAATGCTGCACCTTCAGGCTATGCCCTTCGCTAGACTCAGCCAGCGATCCATGCTTCCGAGAGTGCAGGGTACGGGGCAGCAGAAGAAGAAAGCGAGGCACTTCTTGATTCTTATGCTATGCGCAGCAGTATAAATACGGGGGAACACCGCCCCCAACCAACGGCCCAACCACTCCCCGACCAATTCTTCTTCAAACTCCCGCCACCCCCAACGGCCCCTCCCatggcctcgtcctcctcctcctcctcctcctcctccatgccctccaccgccgcctcctcctcgcagCCCCCAGCCGACGCAGCGCTCGCGCCGAGCCTCGACTACGACACGGCCTTTCCGGTTCTGGGGAGTTTGCCACCGCGTCCTCCCAGGGGCGGGagagctgcgccgccgccgcgtcctccgaGGAGGAGCGAGGACCGTCGGAGAGGAGGGAAGACGCCCAGCTACACGTTAGACAGGGACACCGTCGGCATGTCGCCCGGTTCGCTCTACGGGCGCGCGGGCGATGCCGCAGCGGAGACGACTGCGGCCAcggccgaggcggcgccggcgatgaCCTCTTCGGCGCCTGCCACGTCGACCTCGGCGGGGACGATCTCCGCGCGTCCACCGACCTGCGCCGCCCCGGGGACCTTCGCCGCAGCGAAGGCGGTTCTCTCAGGTGCGATCAGTCCCCTCCCGGCCGAGTTCTCCTGTTGATTTCTTGTTCTTGCTTTCTTGCAAACTAATCGGAGGAATTCGTTCAGGGCTTCCCGCCCTGTTGCCTGCTGTGCAGGTGTTCGGCGACTACCGCTTCGGGTACACGATGGGCGACCTCTTCCAGGACCTCGAGAAGCTCCAGCTCGGGTCGCCGAACGTCAACGAGCCGATGCATCCGCCGCCGCTCCAGTTTCAGGTCCAGCCGCCGCTCCGATCCCAGCGGCTTCAGCCCCCGCTACTTCAACGCGCCGATGGCTCAGGTTCAGCTCCAGGGGCCTCCGCCCCAGTTCGCGCCGCCACGCTTCGGCGGGCAGCAGCCTCAGGTCCCAGCTCGCCCGCTACACGCCATGGAAGTTCCACGGCTACCCGTTGGCGTCGAGCCCTCCGGTGTTCATACGGGTTCAGTTCGAGCATCAGCAGGGATCTTTCACGGGTTTCGTCAGGGTACAGGGCAGGTACACTACGATTTTGCACAGGAATTTGTCATGAACTGCAACTGGTGGTGTTCACATTTTGGTGTAGATGCTATTAGCTGCATTGCAATGATCTCTTGGGTTATATTTTTGTGCTAATCTGCTTGTGCTTGATACAGTTTACTGAAACGGTTTTAGTCCAAGAAACAGTTAACTGAAACTGTTGTAGTCTGAAAAAACAGTTAACTGAAACTCTTGTAGTCTGAAAAAACAGTTTTCTGACACTCTTGTGGTCTAAAACTGACAGGTGTTGGGGATTGTCTGCAACTGTTGTAATCTTGTTGATAAGTAGATTAAGATCTGTTATTGGGGGAATAAATCATTATGGAACTTAAAACTCCAAATCATTTGATTCATCTCCATTTGGCCTTAACATAGAAGATGGTGATATCCGTTTGAATTAGCGGAAAATGCCAACGAAGGCCGAGCTCCAGTGAGCTCGTTTTCAAATTTTATTTTTTCAGAgcacaaaaaatttcaaatttattttgcGAACACACATGCACATGTATACTACGTATATGCAAAATTTCACAGCATTATACGTTTACATGTGGCGTACAGAAAAAAAGACAAATACGCATTTTTAAATGggccttttatttttgttattgggccggaattttgttatttttgtgcagccTACAAATCACAACATTTTTCGACGAAATTTAACACGTTCTTGCAGAATAAGTATATGTTTCCAtggaatttttttcagaattttttaaaacttttaaatacgctttttgattttttttgaaaataccgagctcactggagctcggcctccaaaaatcCGCACCCTTTGAATTAGCCCATTTTACATGCGCCGAATAACACTGCAAACAAAATTCTGGTTCCAACAATAATAAATTAAATGAACCTTATTTGTCCACATGAGCTGTATTCAGGTTTTGTACATGATCtgtaatctttgatcttgtttttttATTCTACAAAATTCTGAGATTTAGATTGTTCACCTGCCTCCTGCTGATCTTCTTTGGCCAGAATGTATTCTGGTCTTGAATCTATTATGCACAATGTACAGATGTTGGCGTAGATACTATTTTACTGCATGAAAATATGTACTAGAATCTTTCTTTAGTTGAGTGCTAATCCAATCGTTCTTGGAAAAAGGATATTATAGAAGAGTAAAAGTAGTTCATTTAGGATTTGGTAGTTGCCTGAAACAGTTGCAGTCTTATAGAAGAGTAAAAGTAGTTTGATTTGCCATGTGGATTTGTTCAGTCCTTGATTCAGATAATTCAGTTCCATTCTGAAACATTTGCCTATAGATAAATAGGAAAATCAAGTTCAGTCATCTCATTTCACCTTTGCAGATAATATACTTTATTTTCTAACCTCTGAATTAATTCCTCAAAAAAAGAACTCTGAATATAATTCAGGTAGTATCTTACAATAGCGCATAAAACTTAGTTCCTTGCACATTATATTGTTTCAAGATTTTTCCTTCTTGATCTTGTTATTGATCATGTCTGCTGCCTAACTCGCTCATAATTTCTGCTAATTCAGCCTAGGATGTGAGCTGCAACACCCGGATGTCGACGCAGAGTAAATGAAGATCAGAGTGGGAGTTCTTCACAAGTTCAGCATACGATGACAGCAGAACTGGACGCCTACTTTTACCTATAGAACATACAGATATAGGTTTAGAAAAATGCAATCAGCAGCTCGTGTGTTTCTTCTGCTAGCTAAACTCGCTTCGTTCCGTCGACAGAACAGGTCTTTTGGCCTCACCGTCCTATGATGCAGGACTGCTGAAATTGTTGACGCTGGAAGTAGTCGCTCTTCTGACATTCATCTCTCTGATGTGATTCGTTGATGAAATTTTTCACCGTGGGGATTTTTACAATGAGTGGATGATCATGCAGTTTTCTTTATACCATTATTTAGCATAACTGGAAAATGCAGTGGTTTTATGATAGAATTGTAAGAAGCTTCAGAAATATCAACAGAACAGGGCGGCAAATCAATTTGATTGTTCTGCTTTTCTTTATGAGCATGCATGTATACTTGTGAAATTTGGATAGATTTGAATGGTTTGGCCAAAACCATCATGTGGATACTTGtaagtactccctctataaactgatcttttagatcactactttagtgatctcagGGTCTCATATTAGTTTACAGGCAAGTTTTTGCAATTCCTGTCAAGAACAGACACATCATAATGATGCTGATTTGCACCAGCTACTGAGAATGTTTCAGAATCACAGATGGCTTGCTGCTGACAATCTATGTTGTCTGTCTACTTTGCCTTTTCTGTCTATTGAAATCAATATGACTCCTCAATCAGGAATCGTATGTAAGAACATCATAGGTCCTATGCTCACAAGTTTCCGTAGATGCAATAGCAGTTTAATGATAATCATAACTGCACGCATTATACGAGGCCAAGCAGGAGCAGTATATTGTGTACTCGTAAATCATTCAGGTTCAGAGGCTAGATAAATTCAAGTAACCAAACTACAGATATGATACGATGTATGGAACATCAGATGTTCCAGTGGTAGCTGCATCGTTGAAAAATCCTCAACTTCTCAGTGAGATGGACTGTACAGCTACATTGCACGCCTACAATCAAACATCAGGAGGGCACGCGTGCAGGCgacttagggccagttcttttggtggcttccaGAATAAGCTGCAATAAGCTGCCCCCTACCTAGCTTATTCTAGAAGCTGAACCAAACTTATTTTTTTTGAAGCCTGGTAGTTAAGACTTGACTAGTAGGCTTTTAAAAAGAAAATTTTGGTTGGGCTTCTAAAATAAGCTGGGTAGGGGGCAGCTTATTCTGGAAGCCCAAAAAAGctagcaaaagaactggcccttagtgTTTTTGCACCAGCGAGCACCCAGAGACATAGGAGAATATTTCGGTGTGAGTAATACATAAATTGTGCAAGTCTATAGATTCCAATGATAGACAAGTTCTCCGTTTCAAAAAGAAATTATAGACAAGTTTAGCAACCATACAAGCAGTGCAAACGATATAAGATTTATTATGTTAGACAAGTATAGTACCCATACAGGTAGTGAAAATGAAATAAGATTTGTTACAGCAATGCAATCTCATTGTGGTTAGCATTACAAAGTAATGTTTAGACAACGTTTGAGTGAGGAGAAATTTACAGCCTCAAATAGTGGCAATGCAGCACTTTATATCCTTGTGCTATCACATAATCTGCGCAAAAGACAAGAGATAGGGAGCATGCCGTGCACTTTATATCAGTGTGCTAGTGCTATCATAAACTCTGCACAAACTGCATGCTAAATATTGTATCCTCGTACGTTTTTGTCATACGCCTCCCAAAAAAGGGAACCGGGTTCTACTATTGGCATAACGAAACAAGGTTTTTACAcactgaaaaagaaaagaaaaaacgcaTCCCAAAAGACTCATGAACCTCACACGAAAGTGACGCAGGGTTGCAAGAGCAAACTCCAAGGAAAGTGGACAGCAATCCACACCAGGACATAGACACAAAAGAGAAGATAAGATTTGGGGGACAAGCTAGCCCCAGACTGATTTGTTCAGAACGAAAAACATACAGGACAGATAACCTGGATGGAAACACCACAATCAAGCAGTAACAAGACTTTTTGTTATTACTGCCGCTCAATATCCATCAGCTCATTTTGTTCATCTTCACTCTCATCTTCTTCACTGATGCTCAGTAAGCCACCAGTCGAGGACACACTAGCAGCTTCATGGGTCCTGAACTCCTGATAGCTGAATTCTGGATCGCCGCCTCCCCTTCCAGAAGATTTGGCTTTCACCATCCTTCT
This window contains:
- the LOC123129381 gene encoding atherin, whose product is MASSSSSSSSSSMPSTAASSSQPPADAALAPSLDYDTAFPVLGSLPPRPPRGGRAAPPPRPPRRSEDRRRGGKTPSYTLDRDTVGMSPGSLYGRAGDAAAETTAATAEAAPAMTSSAPATSTSAGTISARPPTCAAPGTFAAAKAVLSGLPALLPAVQVFGDYRFGYTMGDLFQDLEKLQLGSPNVNEPMHPPPLQFQVQPPLRSQRLQPPLLQRADGSGSAPGASAPVRAATLRRAAASGPSSPATRHGSSTATRWRRALRCSYGFSSSISRDLSRVSSGYRAVY